The nucleotide sequence GCGATCCGTCAGGCTTACGCTCTGCACCGGAGACAAAGGAGACCGAATGGTCGGAGGCTGGGGGCAGCGGGGAAATAAGATCTCCACGTTCGGCAGACTCCGGATACCCTTCGGCAACGGCAACGACGGTACAGGCGTGCAGCCGCTCCTTTCCCCGGTCAGCAGCAAGGGAAGCAGGAAGATTTCCCCTGGCACAGTCGAAAAGCAGCCGGGCAAAATCCGAGGGCAGCAGGGGCATCAGAGATTGGGTCTCAGGATCACCAAAGCGGACATTGTACTCCAATAGCTTGGGTCCCTTTGAGGTAAGCATCACCCCGAAAAAGAGCACCCCACGAAAAAGGATGGCATCCTCGTGCAATCCCCGGAGGGTCGGAAGCAGAATGGCTTTGGTAAAGGCCTCTTCGATGTCGGATGAAAGGCCCGGGGCCGGGGCAACACTCCCCATGCCGCCGGTGTTAAGCCCCCGATCACCGTCGAGGGCCCGCTTATGATCCCGGGCAGAGGGCAAAAGGAGGTAATCGATACCATCGGTAAGGGCAAAAAAGGAAACCTCAGGGCCGGTAAGAAGCTCTTCGATCACCACGGTCCGCCCGGCACCACTGAAACCGCCTCCGAAACAGGTATCAAGGGCCTTTTCCACCTCCTCACGGGATGAGCAAAGCAAAACCCCCTTTCCGGCGGCAAGACCGTCCGCCTTTACCGCAACCTTCCAATCCAGAGATGCGGCATAACCGAGAGCCTTCTCCTGCTCACCTGCCAGGAAAACCTGATAATCGGCGGTTGCCACCCCGTGGCGGACCATGAAATCCTTGGCAAAGGCCTTGCTGCCCTCAAGTCGGGCACCTTCGATATTAGGCCCAAAGACGGCAAAACCCGCCTTACGAAGCCGCATTCCAAGCCCCTCGACCAGGGGTACCTCCGGTCCCACGACCACAAGGTTCACCTCCCGACCGCGAAGCAGGTCGATAAGGGCGTCTTCATCCTCAGGCATGGGAAGATTGTCGCAGCCCTCCAGCAG is from Sediminispirochaeta bajacaliforniensis DSM 16054 and encodes:
- the purD gene encoding phosphoribosylamine--glycine ligase, coding for MASIAVLASGRGSTLAYLVEGAASGALKAEISMVVVDRPSTGAASIAEKASIPLLLLDRKEGSSVLSRKIAESLDGKVDLIVCAGFLSILTDPLLKAFRGRIINIHPSLLPDFGGMGMHGMHVHRAVIESGCRCSGCSVHLVDDGIDSGRVLARRRVPVFSGDSPEALASRVGEEEKPLLLETINAFFAGEEHPSAAKIRAAVIGKGGREHALCWKLLQDEDICSLAALPGNGGTALLEGCDNLPMPEDEDALIDLLRGREVNLVVVGPEVPLVEGLGMRLRKAGFAVFGPNIEGARLEGSKAFAKDFMVRHGVATADYQVFLAGEQEKALGYAASLDWKVAVKADGLAAGKGVLLCSSREEVEKALDTCFGGGFSGAGRTVVIEELLTGPEVSFFALTDGIDYLLLPSARDHKRALDGDRGLNTGGMGSVAPAPGLSSDIEEAFTKAILLPTLRGLHEDAILFRGVLFFGVMLTSKGPKLLEYNVRFGDPETQSLMPLLPSDFARLLFDCARGNLPASLAADRGKERLHACTVVAVAEGYPESAERGDLISPLPPASDHSVSFVSGAERKPDGSLVTAGGRVLSLTAWGEDAAAARTAAYDLVQRVSFRGMHVRSDIGLF